ttactATCGCTTAATTTTACTATAgagctattttttatttattgctttgttttaatattgttattttaataCAGCTTTATCTTAATTGTGctttattttgatagcgctttatTTCAATACAGTGTTTTAATAAAGCTTTATATTAATATAGCTTTATTTTACTATGGCTTTATTTTGATAGTGTTATTTTAATAGAGCTTGCAACTCCTCCACAGTAAAAGCTCTCCGAGGTGAGGTCCACGagccctttcaaaataaagttatCGGAACATTCATAAAACCATAAAACTgaaatatctgttttttttttttttttttaattattgtagttgttttaagcaggtaaataaaaaatggtggTCCACGGACCAGTGATTGGGGACCACTACCTTAGAGAACACAGACCATGTTGATACTCTGATCTAGAATCCTCTTTCTTGTGAGACTTTATCTCGTATGTTTGTTTTGTAGAGCTTTCGTCTCGTCGctgtaaaatgaaaaatgactcccaCCTTTCTCCAGAGTTCCCAGTGTGTTTGGAGAGCGGATGACTTCCTCGGCCCAGGTCGTCTTCTCCGGCATCGATAACCAGCGATCGACCAATCACGTCCCACACCTGAGAGCAGAGCAGCGAGGTGAGCATATGCActactgcgtgtgtgtgtgcgtgttaccTTCAGCTGAGAGTCTTCTAGTCTAAACGAGGCTCTTCCATCTTCTGCGGCCACAACGTTTCCCAGATCACCAACGTGctacaagaaaaatgcacaaatgcacTAAATGGCTCCAAACcagacaaaattacaacaaaaatacacaaagatacTAAAAACgaacaaaactaaaacatagaaaacacacacactttggaggtatactatgaagctagatttcctgttatcgcactaacttccaggatttaatcagcgTGTGCTAACATCATACGGAgccaaatcaccatggtaacttaggctgaacgactaacctggtcaggagcaggttttgctctgACTAGGATCTTAGggagtactaaagccccgcctcctgaggtcattaattcattaattaattcattcaaatgtgatggTGAGGCTAACAGGATCAGCAGGAACatattacagttaaaaaatgtgctctcatcccagtgtgtgtgtgataattaGGTTTACCTGAATAGAAAAACGTGtatgctgtaataaagtttacctgatcagagcgctggccgtttatcatccaatggattaacaTCATAAATAgtctcacgcttttacgcattaaccgAGTCTGCGATTCGCTGCCAGCATTCCCTCCTGCTGcgcgctgcactaacactgttgctcatggatttaaattaatttgtttaagatcataagctgttcctccattgtaaagacgctcgctctgccaggttctccattgactggtcagacgctgcaatctccaccccttttatgtgaacgcgcacgtacccaggctgaaaacacttggcttaaattagcgtgttgttatcgacctacgtaggacagcttctctctgacagggaatgtttggttagttaaagcccgctaacggagcaTAGGGCCTAAAgagaatgacaagaaaaacacagaaaatgatgcAAAAACGCACACGACCTAACCACAAATGTGCAAAATACCACAGAAATGTAGAAAACGACAGATAACATGACAAAtgctaaaaacaaaatgacaacaaaaacagaaaataacgcTAAAGAcccccacaaaatgacagaaaaacaaaccaaaacctGTTCTTATCTGAATTATAAATCCTGAATCATCACATATTCCTCGAATGAGATTTCCTTATTTTTACATGAGcacagttgtttgtttttttttattaatggttTAAAGTGTATAAAAGACACGCTTACGTCGTCTCGTTAAATGAATGAAACCAAAGATGAACAAACCAACGTTACCCGTTCAGTGTCGGCCGGTCCACCGTGTGACTTTCCAAAAGGATTATAGTGTTCACCACagctgcacaaaaacacacagacactcaCTAAACTGCACCATTTTCTATAGTTTATATTTCTGTCTTATTTTTACACTTACTtttgtattcatgtttttttttttattgccatctgtgtatatttttgtgtgtgttttttttaaagtacgaaaaaacaaagggtttgtcgGCTCATACAGtattttgtggtcatttgttgttttgtgatttctgtgtatttatttctgtcatttcatatattttccaGTTAATTACTTgcagttgtcttgtgtgtttgtggagtaatCTTACATATGTGAGTTGTACTGTAtgcatttttctgcatttttagtaatttttttatgctgttgtatattttttttgtgtattctgtcgctttgtgtgtgtgtgtttgtgatagtgtattttttgttgttgttgtttggtatatttttgtagtagttttgggaataattgtgtatttttgttgtcctgtatGCATTTTTCTGCAGTAGATATACTGGTAGTATCgtttttttgtgcattctgtcatttagtggtataaattattattttataaatctcaTTTTAgggatttgtgtatttttgttgttgtatggtatatttttgtagtagttctgtttgtttgtggagtcaatttgcctatttttgttgtactgtATGCACCTattttttggaggtttttttgttgcttttttgtgtattcattttgtgtttttttttttaaatcttattttggtgattctgtgtatttatttgttgttgtttggtattatatttgtagttgtcttgtgagtaaattttatttattttttttagccagATGGAGGGtgctgtttttatgtttattcaAAACTGAAATTAAAGACAAGTGTTGACAtcaagaaacaacaacaattacTGTATAATTATGAAAGAAggatgactaaaactaggactaAACTAAATAATTAGGGGTAAACTTGCGTAAAGGGGCGGGACATGACATCAAAGGAGCCAATCAGGGCTAATATCTGAGTTTAAattaatcaaagtgaatgtacagtatgtgtgtaaaCTTCTACCTGAGGCAGTCCTGAGTCAGATCTCCCAGCGTGTGCACGTGAAGGCCGTGCGCTCCAGGTTTCAGTCCGTCTACGGTGCCGTCGATCAGGCAGCGTTCCTCAGAGAGCTGCAGGAACCGAACCACGCCCTGGATGGAACCGGATCCAGACAGCATGGCTACGGCAGCCCCCAGGTCTGACAGGGAAGGGGGGGAggggtgacctttgacctttactGCTTACAGGAACATGTCCAGTGCTCAGCGTCCATAAAACCACATCACATGTTCACCGTTAAAACGTTACTAGtcatataaaatataatgtgtTTATGGGAATACCAATCAGGTGAGGTATGGGAACTATTCTAATTGTAATCGCTTAATTTACAATTGATGTAAttatatcaatcaatcttttatttgtatagcaccaaatcataaccaatggtatctcaagacactttacagtagagcagtcttaaggacggactcttcattttatggatacacacatatgcatatatacgtatatacacatacatatgtatcccacacccaacatgaattcatcatggcggcaaggaaaaccttctgttaagcagcaggaaccttgtgtggatcccattcctatgatgaacagccatccacgttatgctgtgttgggtgtgtgcagagaaaagggtggagacagagccgctgagtctctgtaactccacactaaggatcccacggacctgcaagacaaaagccagaaggagtacaggagcaaacacacaagggaagaagcagacatagagggagtgttagagagaggaatgggaccctctccggtccctctctaacctaaatgacctctctcttaacgccctctccaacctctctccaaccgagcgtgccagacccccccaccggcagtctatgcctattgcatcttaattatgagctatgagctggttcctaactaaaagctttaccaaagaggaatgttttgagcctaaccttaaaggtagagagggtgtctgccccccgaaccgtggttggtagatggttccagagaagtggggcctgataactgaaagctcttcctcctatactacttttagagacaaatggaacaacgagctgtccagcattttgagagcgtagtgttctggggggattgtatggcactataagctccttgagatagactggtgcctgtccatttagggctttataagtaagaagaagaatcttgaattctattctatattttatgggaagccaatgcagagaggctaatacaggagtaatgtgatctcttctcctagttttagtcagtacacgtgctgcagcattttgaaccagctgaagtgtcttaagcgacttgcttgggcagcctgctaaaagagaattacaataattcagtcgagaggtaacaaaagcatggactagcttttcggcgtcgccctgagacaggatagatctgattttagcaatgttacggagatgaaagaaggcagttcttgaagtttgttttatgtgagagttgaaggataaatcctgatcaaatagaaccccaaggtttctaacagttgtgcttcgtgccaaagtaatgccatctagggcagttaggctagcataggtttctctaaggtgtcgtgggcccagtacaatgacctcagtcttgtctgagttgagaagaagaaaattttggtccatccaggccctattgtcctttagacaggcctcaagtttagatagctgatttgtctcacctggcttcattgatacatacagttgggtatcatcagcatagcagtgaaagttaacagagtattttctcataacattaccaaaagggatcatatagatacagaagaggattggacctagtacagagccctgaggaaccccgtagcttactttagtgtacacagaagacctattattcacgtgtacaaactggtacctatcagataggtaggacttaaaccagtttagggcagtccctgtgattccaagtaattcctctaatctctctagtagaatatagtgatctatagtgtcaaaagctgcactaagatctaataaaaccagcactgagagtcgtccttcatctgaagcccagagtagatcattagttactttaactaaaacagtctctgtgctgtgttgagctctaaaacctgactggaagtcctcgaacaggctgttgttttgaaggaagtcacagagctgagccgccacaactttctcaagaatctttgaaataaaaggaagattagatataggcctgtagtttgctaaagtgctggaatcaagagtaggttttttgagaaggggtttgattacagctactttaaaggactgtggcacgtagcctattgatagggatatatttattgtctccaacaaagatgggcagaccaggggaacaacttctttaaacagcttagttgggatcggatctgaaaggcaggttgatggtttggaggatgaaatattagagttaagttcctgaagtcctatatgtgtgaaacagtttaggttaggcctatttacatttaatggtacagcaggcccaggtgaaggcagggagtggctaattttatctctaatcttgcgaattttatcgttaaaaaatgtcaaagtcctcacagctgagggctagaggaatcatgggctcaatagagctctgactttgtgttagcctggctacagtgctgaaaaggtacctcggattatttttattttcttcaattagtgaggaatagtatgtagatcgactatgtcgtaaggctgtcatgtatttactatggctttcttgccagagtattcgtgactcctctgttttattggagcgccacattctctctaatttacgggttgtttgtttgagtgtgtgagtttcagagctaaaccacggagctttcctctgacgtttaatagttttttccctcaatggggcaattgagtccaaggtggattttagtagactagcagagctatcgacaagcagatccagttgagaggggttataattaatatcatagttatttattggatggtgcactgagtttaaggcagcaggaatggcctctttaaatttagccacagcactattggacagatttctactcgtaactattttattgcacagtgcgagatcctctaggataatgttaaaagatatcaaaaagtgatctgatagcagaggattttcagggtagacttttagttcattaatatcaaggccatatgttagaacaagatcaagagtatgat
This window of the Gouania willdenowi chromosome 18, fGouWil2.1, whole genome shotgun sequence genome carries:
- the ccs gene encoding copper chaperone for superoxide dismutase isoform X1 → MDSGRPTKLEFSVQMSCESCARSVREALEGKPGVKSLSVDVGTEQVLVESSLTSAEVQKLIESTGRRAVLKGIGGSERVKVKGHPSPPSLSDLGAAVAMLSGSGSIQGVVRFLQLSEERCLIDGTVDGLKPGAHGLHVHTLGDLTQDCLSCGEHYNPFGKSHGGPADTERHVGDLGNVVAAEDGRASFRLEDSQLKVWDVIGRSLVIDAGEDDLGRGSHPLSKHTGNSGERLACGIIARSAGLFQNPKQVCACDGVTLWEERDRPIAGPGRSKATETPSAHL
- the ccs gene encoding copper chaperone for superoxide dismutase isoform X2, with product MDSGRPTKLEFSVQMSCESCARSVREALEGKPGVKSLSVDVGTEQVLVESSLTSAEVQKLIESTGRRAVLKGIGGSERDLGAAVAMLSGSGSIQGVVRFLQLSEERCLIDGTVDGLKPGAHGLHVHTLGDLTQDCLSCGEHYNPFGKSHGGPADTERHVGDLGNVVAAEDGRASFRLEDSQLKVWDVIGRSLVIDAGEDDLGRGSHPLSKHTGNSGERLACGIIARSAGLFQNPKQVCACDGVTLWEERDRPIAGPGRSKATETPSAHL